A single region of the Epinephelus moara isolate mb chromosome 12, YSFRI_EMoa_1.0, whole genome shotgun sequence genome encodes:
- the LOC126399132 gene encoding rho-related GTP-binding protein RhoB — protein sequence MADIRKKLVVVGDGACGKTCLLIVFSKDEFPEVYVPTVFETYVADIEVDNKQVQLALWDTAGQEDYDRLRPLSYPDTDVILMCFSVDSPDSLENIPEKWVPEVKHFCPNVPIILVANKKDLRNDENVKNELSRLKLEPVKAEDGRAMAMRIGAYDYLECSAKTKEGIWEVFETATRAALQKRKTPSGSCLKCCVLM from the coding sequence ATGGCTGACATAAGGAAGAAACTTGTCGTGGTGGGCGACGGCGCATGTGGGAAAACATGTCTCCTGATCGTGTTCAGCAAAGACGAGTTCCCCGAGGTGTATGTCCCCACTGTGTTTGAGACATACGTGGCGGACATAGAGGTGGACAACAAGCAAGTCCAGCTGGCTCTGTGGGACACAGCCGGGCAGGAGGACTACGACCGGCTGCGCCCTCTCTCCTATCCGGACACCGATGTCATTCTGATGTGCTTCTCCGTGGACAGCCCGGACTCGTTGGAAAACATCCCCGAAAAGTGGGTGCCTGAAGTCAAACACTTTTGTCCCAATGTTCCTATTATACTAGTGGCCAACAAGAAAGATCTGCGCAACGACGAGAACGTAAAGAACGAGCTGTCCCGGTTGAAGCTGGAGCCAGTGAAGGCAGAGGATGGCCGGGCCATGGCCATGCGCATTGGCGCATATGACTATTTGGAGTGCTCTGCCAAAACCAAGGAGGGGATCTGGGAGGTATTCGAGACTGCAACACGGGCAGCTTTACAGAAACGGAAAACACCGTCAGGGAGCTGTCTCAAATGCTGTGTTTTGATGTGA